A stretch of Microbacterium caowuchunii DNA encodes these proteins:
- a CDS encoding thioesterase family protein, which produces MNVLWRTILQLWLSRRRLRREGTVAPLSVGRIRLTTLPTDLDVMGHMNNGRYLSLFDLGRFDLLMRTGMWDLLRARGWYPVVANSTISYRKSLNLWQRFDLESRVIAADDRAVYLEHRAVVGGEIYARMVVRARFVKRSGGVLAIAELLQAIGQDPAEVPAPEEWMTRWADDVALPSTKAPAPSVWE; this is translated from the coding sequence GTGAACGTTCTCTGGCGCACCATCCTGCAGTTGTGGCTGTCCCGTCGCCGACTCCGGCGCGAGGGCACCGTCGCGCCCCTCTCGGTCGGCCGCATCCGCCTGACCACCCTCCCCACCGACCTGGACGTCATGGGGCACATGAACAACGGGCGCTACCTGTCCCTTTTCGACCTCGGCCGCTTCGACCTGCTGATGAGGACGGGTATGTGGGACCTGCTGCGGGCCCGCGGGTGGTATCCGGTGGTGGCGAACTCGACCATCAGCTATCGCAAGTCACTGAACCTCTGGCAGCGCTTCGATCTGGAGTCCCGCGTCATCGCCGCGGACGACCGTGCGGTCTACCTCGAGCACCGGGCGGTGGTGGGCGGGGAGATCTACGCCCGGATGGTGGTGCGGGCACGATTCGTGAAGCGCTCCGGCGGAGTGCTCGCCATCGCCGAACTGCTCCAGGCGATCGGCCAGGACCCGGCCGAGGTCCCCGCACCCGAGGAGTGGATGACCCGCTGGGCGGACGATGTCGCGCTCCCGTCCACCAAGGCTCCCGCCCCCAGCGTCTGGGAGTAG
- a CDS encoding GNAT family N-acetyltransferase: MEADMTTDVIVRPVRDVDAEALGRVHATCWHETYDHLISKAALERVSPRRLAELWTHWAVQGPEFRMSAALVDGEIVGFVGSGPARDRDAPRPRELYFIYLLDAYHGTGIGQRLFNAAIEPDEPAYLWVAEDNPRAHRFYQRNGFHLDGSSHTEPFLGETLTEVRFVR; encoded by the coding sequence ATGGAAGCCGATATGACCACCGACGTCATCGTCCGCCCCGTTCGGGACGTGGACGCCGAAGCCCTCGGTCGTGTCCACGCGACGTGCTGGCACGAGACCTACGACCACCTGATCAGCAAGGCCGCACTCGAGCGGGTCTCACCGAGGAGACTCGCCGAGCTGTGGACGCACTGGGCCGTCCAGGGCCCCGAATTCCGGATGAGCGCCGCGCTGGTGGACGGCGAGATCGTCGGCTTCGTCGGCTCCGGGCCTGCACGCGACCGGGACGCCCCGCGGCCGCGCGAGCTCTACTTCATCTACCTCCTGGACGCCTACCATGGCACCGGCATCGGGCAGCGGCTGTTCAACGCCGCCATCGAGCCGGACGAGCCGGCCTACCTCTGGGTCGCGGAGGACAACCCGCGGGCGCACCGGTTCTACCAGCGCAACGGGTTCCACCTCGACGGGTCGAGCCACACGGAGCCGTTCCTCGGGGAGACCCTCACCGAGGTCCGCTTCGTCCGCTGA
- the panB gene encoding 3-methyl-2-oxobutanoate hydroxymethyltransferase: protein MAETRFTIDAIARMHAAGEKFAMVTAYDVTSAQIVARSGVPLLLVGDSLGMVVQGHDSTLPVTLDDMIYHTRMVMRGASRPLVVTDLPFGSYTIEDDAVRAATRAMAEGGCQSVKLEGGATVAPTIRRLVDAGIPVMGHVGFTPQSVHAIGLRTQGRRADQARRVLQDALAVQAAGAWAVVLELVPAPLAAAITQRLDIPTIGIGAGPDCSGQVQVWHDLLGLYADFVPRHALRLRDFADDAVAALDEYADAVRTGTFPTPAHSSTMAADELERALDGEA, encoded by the coding sequence ATGGCTGAGACGCGGTTCACGATCGACGCGATCGCCCGCATGCACGCGGCCGGCGAGAAATTCGCGATGGTCACGGCCTACGACGTCACCAGCGCGCAGATCGTGGCACGCAGCGGCGTCCCGCTCCTCCTGGTCGGCGACTCCCTCGGCATGGTGGTGCAGGGACACGACAGCACCCTGCCGGTGACGCTCGACGACATGATCTACCACACCCGGATGGTCATGCGGGGGGCGAGCCGCCCGCTCGTCGTGACCGACCTGCCGTTCGGGAGCTACACGATCGAGGACGACGCGGTGCGTGCCGCCACGCGCGCGATGGCGGAGGGCGGCTGCCAGTCGGTCAAGCTGGAGGGCGGCGCCACGGTCGCACCCACCATCCGTCGTCTCGTGGATGCCGGCATCCCGGTCATGGGCCACGTGGGTTTCACCCCGCAGTCCGTGCACGCGATCGGGCTGCGCACACAAGGGCGCCGGGCCGATCAGGCCCGCCGGGTCCTGCAGGACGCACTGGCGGTCCAGGCGGCGGGCGCGTGGGCGGTCGTGCTCGAACTGGTGCCGGCCCCGCTCGCCGCGGCCATCACCCAACGGCTCGACATCCCCACGATCGGGATCGGCGCCGGCCCCGACTGCAGCGGCCAGGTGCAGGTCTGGCACGACCTGCTCGGCCTGTACGCCGACTTCGTCCCGCGGCACGCGCTCCGCCTGCGGGACTTCGCCGACGATGCGGTCGCGGCGCTCGACGAGTACGCGGACGCCGTGCGGACCGGCACCTTCCCCACCCCCGCGCACAGCAGCACGATGGCGGCGGACGAGCTCGAGCGCGCCCTGGACGGCGAGGCGTGA
- a CDS encoding SDR family NAD(P)-dependent oxidoreductase, whose product MTAPPAWDGSAEFAGRTALITGARTGIGRAIAQVLADRGAHVLLGGRDAEALEPVVAELRARGRRADPFIADVADPAAVAAAFERAGRAGDVPHILVNSVGVRDRRGVGEMDTASFDAHLRAGLVGVYDVIRGFLAAHEHDPGGSRDGSNIVNVSSVAALRGRAGDVAYAAAKAGLDGMTRSLAAELGPAGYRVNSVAPGTIATESNAELMRDARMAEVVRTRTALGRWGRPEEVARLVAFLASDQASFITGQTILVDGGLSVLF is encoded by the coding sequence GTGACCGCCCCTCCGGCGTGGGACGGCTCTGCGGAGTTCGCCGGCCGGACCGCGCTCATCACCGGCGCGCGCACCGGGATCGGCCGGGCGATCGCACAGGTACTCGCCGATCGCGGCGCGCATGTCCTCCTGGGCGGCCGGGATGCCGAGGCGCTGGAACCCGTCGTCGCGGAACTCCGCGCCCGGGGCCGGCGTGCCGATCCGTTCATCGCCGACGTCGCGGACCCCGCGGCCGTCGCCGCGGCGTTCGAGCGGGCGGGCCGCGCGGGCGACGTGCCGCACATCCTCGTCAACAGCGTCGGCGTACGGGACCGGCGGGGTGTCGGTGAGATGGACACCGCGAGCTTCGATGCGCACCTGCGTGCCGGTCTCGTCGGCGTCTACGACGTGATCCGCGGCTTCCTCGCCGCGCACGAGCACGATCCCGGCGGCTCCCGCGACGGGAGCAACATCGTGAACGTCTCGTCCGTGGCGGCGCTGCGCGGTCGTGCGGGGGATGTCGCCTACGCCGCCGCGAAGGCGGGGCTGGACGGCATGACGCGCTCCCTCGCGGCGGAGCTCGGCCCCGCCGGCTACCGGGTGAACTCCGTCGCGCCGGGGACGATCGCGACGGAGTCGAACGCCGAGCTGATGCGGGATGCCCGGATGGCGGAGGTCGTGCGCACCCGGACCGCCCTCGGCCGCTGGGGCCGCCCGGAGGAGGTGGCCCGGCTCGTCGCCTTCCTGGCGTCCGATCAGGCCTCGTTCATCACCGGGCAGACGATCCTCGTCGACGGCGGACTGTCCGTCCTCTTCTGA
- the panC gene encoding pantoate--beta-alanine ligase has translation MSTVPSAGVRVIRTIEQVRAFVRAARAAGRTVGLVPTMGALHEGHQSLIRASARECDDVVVWTFVNPTQFDDPADLRAYPRDEAQDLALAAEAGATVVFAPDAAEVYPPGFATTIHVAGITERWEGESRGTAHFDGVALVVCKMLLMVNPDVAWFGQKDAQQVAVVRRLVTDLDIPTGIRTVPTVRDADGLALSSRNARLTPAARDAALGMSRSLRAVIEHVEGGTTSAALLARSGRAIAEAAGVAVEYWAIVDPATFEPVEEVGARPALAIVAGHVGGVRLIDNMPLPPAV, from the coding sequence ATGAGCACCGTCCCGTCCGCGGGCGTCCGCGTCATCCGGACGATCGAGCAGGTGCGCGCGTTCGTCCGCGCGGCGCGTGCCGCCGGACGCACGGTGGGGCTCGTCCCCACGATGGGCGCGCTGCACGAAGGGCATCAGAGCCTGATCCGGGCATCCGCCCGCGAGTGCGACGACGTGGTGGTGTGGACCTTCGTCAACCCGACGCAGTTCGACGACCCCGCCGACCTCCGTGCCTACCCGCGGGACGAGGCGCAGGACCTCGCGCTCGCGGCGGAGGCCGGCGCGACCGTGGTGTTCGCCCCGGATGCCGCCGAGGTCTACCCGCCGGGATTCGCCACCACCATCCACGTCGCGGGGATCACCGAGCGGTGGGAGGGCGAGAGCCGGGGAACCGCGCACTTCGACGGCGTCGCCCTCGTCGTCTGCAAGATGCTGCTGATGGTGAATCCGGACGTCGCCTGGTTCGGGCAGAAGGACGCCCAGCAGGTCGCCGTGGTGCGCCGGCTCGTGACCGACCTGGACATCCCCACCGGTATCCGTACGGTGCCGACCGTCCGGGATGCGGATGGGCTGGCCCTCTCCAGCCGGAACGCGCGGCTCACGCCCGCCGCCCGCGACGCCGCTTTGGGGATGAGCCGGAGCCTGCGGGCCGTGATCGAGCACGTCGAGGGCGGGACGACGTCGGCCGCGCTGCTCGCTCGGAGCGGCCGGGCGATCGCGGAGGCCGCCGGTGTCGCGGTCGAGTACTGGGCGATCGTCGATCCGGCGACGTTCGAGCCCGTCGAAGAGGTCGGTGCCCGGCCGGCGCTGGCGATCGTGGCCGGTCACGTGGGGGGCGTGCGCCTCATCGACAACATGCCGCTCCCGCCCGCGGTCTGA
- a CDS encoding cytochrome b/b6 domain-containing protein: MASGPGEYPAREQEQEQEQEQEQEQEQRVRVRRGLPRTPSGEPWPPASVVSALAAASSAGGDAASVGTGTATAPAGTAPTGATAAAPTGATAAAASAGSGSAVTDADSSVASEPLEVVNATGERGDAGGTAPAAALRRGLPRTEGGEPWPPADTVPAPPAASAASVPQGAAAPTTAAAPADPTAAPAPAPAPGAATTAPAPTTATTAAAAEPASTAAPAGTTVVPAARTAEPLPFERTVFPGRYAFARPTPRPEPARYGPFTRGQWAGAVLVAGVGLLFAAGMLVLAVRWLLSLEPLQDFLTTYPGEYHLPESAPVGIPAWIGWQHFFNAFLILLIIRSGLQVRREKRPGAFWTPKWNRKRKISLALWFHQSLDILWLLNGVVFVVLLFLTGQWMRIIPTSWEVFPNALSATLQYASLDWPTENGWVNYNSIQQLAYFATVFIAAPLATVTGVRMSGIWPKNATTLSRIYPIEWARAVHFPVMIYFVLFIVVHVTLVFATGALRNLNHMYAAQGSVDPDAYAANWTGFWIFVASAVVMIGAWVAARPLVLAPIARLFGSVSSR, from the coding sequence GTGGCGAGTGGACCGGGGGAGTACCCGGCGAGGGAGCAGGAGCAGGAGCAGGAGCAGGAGCAGGAGCAGGAGCAGGAGCAGCGCGTGCGCGTGCGGCGGGGTCTGCCGCGTACGCCGTCCGGAGAACCCTGGCCGCCCGCATCCGTGGTGTCCGCGCTCGCCGCTGCGTCGAGCGCGGGCGGCGACGCTGCATCCGTCGGCACCGGCACCGCGACCGCGCCGGCCGGCACCGCGCCGACCGGAGCCACCGCGGCTGCGCCGACCGGAGCCACCGCGGCTGCGGCGTCCGCTGGTTCCGGGTCCGCGGTGACGGATGCCGATTCATCTGTCGCTTCCGAGCCCCTCGAGGTGGTGAACGCGACCGGTGAGCGCGGGGATGCGGGCGGCACCGCGCCCGCCGCCGCCCTGCGCCGGGGTCTGCCCCGCACCGAGGGCGGTGAACCGTGGCCCCCGGCCGACACGGTGCCCGCACCACCCGCGGCTTCCGCGGCGTCGGTGCCGCAGGGGGCCGCAGCGCCCACCACGGCCGCCGCGCCCGCCGACCCGACCGCCGCTCCCGCGCCCGCTCCCGCGCCCGGCGCCGCGACGACGGCTCCCGCGCCCACCACGGCCACCACGGCCGCCGCCGCCGAGCCCGCGTCCACCGCCGCCCCCGCGGGGACCACCGTCGTGCCCGCCGCGCGCACCGCGGAGCCGTTGCCGTTCGAGCGCACCGTGTTCCCCGGACGGTACGCGTTCGCGCGGCCGACGCCGCGGCCCGAACCGGCCCGCTACGGCCCCTTCACGCGCGGACAGTGGGCCGGCGCCGTGCTCGTCGCCGGGGTGGGGCTCCTCTTCGCCGCCGGGATGCTGGTGCTCGCGGTCCGCTGGCTGCTCTCGCTCGAGCCGCTGCAGGACTTCCTCACGACGTACCCCGGCGAGTACCACCTCCCCGAGAGCGCCCCGGTCGGCATCCCCGCGTGGATCGGCTGGCAGCACTTCTTCAACGCCTTCCTCATCCTGCTGATCATCCGGTCCGGGCTGCAGGTGCGCCGGGAGAAGCGTCCCGGCGCGTTCTGGACGCCGAAGTGGAACAGGAAGCGAAAGATCAGCCTCGCGCTGTGGTTCCACCAGTCCCTGGACATCCTCTGGCTGCTCAACGGCGTGGTCTTCGTCGTCCTGCTGTTCCTGACCGGCCAGTGGATGCGGATCATCCCCACCAGCTGGGAGGTGTTCCCGAACGCCCTCTCCGCCACGCTGCAGTACGCATCGCTGGACTGGCCCACCGAGAACGGGTGGGTGAACTACAACAGCATCCAGCAGCTGGCCTACTTCGCGACGGTGTTCATCGCCGCTCCGCTGGCGACCGTCACGGGCGTCCGGATGTCGGGGATCTGGCCGAAGAACGCCACCACCCTCAGCCGGATCTACCCGATCGAGTGGGCGCGCGCCGTCCACTTCCCGGTGATGATCTACTTCGTCCTGTTCATCGTCGTGCACGTCACCCTCGTGTTCGCGACGGGGGCGCTGCGCAACCTCAATCACATGTACGCCGCGCAGGGCTCGGTGGATCCGGACGCCTATGCCGCGAACTGGACCGGTTTCTGGATCTTCGTCGCCTCCGCCGTCGTCATGATCGGGGCATGGGTCGCCGCCCGGCCGCTCGTGCTCGCCCCCATCGCCCGCCTGTTCGGGTCGGTCAGCAGTCGGTAG